The genome window CCTTCGGGTTTCAGGGGCATCATCTCGTCCATTACGGTTTGCAGATAGCTTCGCCCACGCAGCAGGCCAAAGCCCAGGATGCCTGCGAATATCAGGTAGAGGATCGTCGGTTTCATTTTGATGAACCGCTCGTCATTCAGCCAGACTGTCAATCCGCCAAACACGACCACCAGCACCAGCGTGACCAGCTGCATTTTCGAGACCGCGCCGGTCAGCCGCCACAGCAGGAAGGTGGTCAATGCGATCAGGGGGACGAAACAGGCGGTGATCAGGATGAAACCGTCATATTCAGTCCCCCCGATGGTGAAGCTGCGGTCGCGCAGCGTCAGGTAGCCGAGAAAAAACGCTGCGATTGGGCCGAAATCCAGCAGAGCTTTCATTTTCGGGTCGATGGTTTTCTCGGTCATTCCTGCGTCCTTGTTCATCCGCCCAACTCTACTAACACGGCACCCGCTGCGATCAATGCCATCAGCGCGGCACGGGTGCGCCCGACCCGTTCGCCCAGCAGCAACCAGCCGATCAACGCCGCGAACACGGTCGAGGTTTCGCGCAGCACGGCAGCCTCACCCACTTTATCAAGATAGGTTGCCAACATCACACCACCAAAGCTGAAAAATGCGATCAGCGCGCCGGTGAACCCCTTCAGCATCAGCCCCGGCGGCGGCGGTGGCCTGCCGCGCTGACGCACCCAGGCGATCACCGGCATGTCAACCGAGGTGACAAGGAAGAACCACGCCAGAAAGGTGAACGGATTCGCCGTCGCGCGGATCCCGTATGCGTCGTAGGTGGTATAGAGCGCCACCAGAACGCCGCCCAGCACCGCCCAGGCAATCCCGATCCGCAGGGTGGCGACATCCACCGATTTCGCATTCAGGTTCACCGCCGCCAACGTGAAGATCGCCCCGGACAGCAGCCCGACACCCGCCCATTGCACCCAGCCGTAATGTTCTGAAAAGACCACAGCAGCCACCGCCACGGTGACCAGCGGGCCGGTGCCGCGCACGATTGGGTAGGACACGGTATAGGGCGCGCGGGCGTAAGACAGCGCGACGACGATCTTATAGGCCATATGCAGGATCAGCGCGCCGCCCAGCAGCCACCAGATTTGTCCTTCCGGCCAGGGCACCAGGAACAGGGCCACGGGCAGCGACAGCAGAAATATCCAGGCATCAATCGCCCCGCGCGTCGCCCATGGGTCGTGCCGGCCTTTTTGCAGCGCGCCGAACAGCGCGTGCGCAAAGGCGGACATCAGCGCCAGCAGGGTCGCCAGCCGCGCGCCCTCGGGCGTGCCGGCCAGCGCGATCAGGGTATCACTCACCCCTCAACATCCAGCCCGGTCAGTGCGGCGGCGAATTCTTCGGGGTCGAAAGGTTGCAAGTCGTCGATCTGTTCGCCCACGCCGATGGCGTGGATCGGCAGGCCGAACTTATCGGCCAGCGCCACCAACACACCGCCCTTGGCGGTGCCGTCCAGCTTGGTCATCACCAGCCCGCTAACGTCCGACAGTTTCTGGAACGTCTCGACCTGAGACAGCGCATTCTGCCCCGTTGTCGCATCCAGCACCAACAGAGTGTTGTGCGGCGCGTCCGGGTCGATCTTGCGGATGACGCGAACGATTTTGGCCAGTTCCTCCATCAGATCGGCGCGGTTCTGCAACCGCCCGGCGGTGTCGATCATCAGCAGATCGGCGCCGTCCGCCTGCGCCTTTGTCAGCGCGTCGAAGGCAAGGCTGGCGGGGTCGGTCCCTTCCGGCGCGGTCAGCACCGGCACCCCGGCGCGATCACCCCAGACCTGAAGCTGTTCGACCGCCGCAGCGCGGAAAGTATCGCCCGCCGCGATCACCACCTGCTTGCCCGCGGCGCGGAACTGGCTGGCCAGCTTGCCGATGGTCGTGGTCTTGCCCGAGCCGTTGACCCCGACGACAAGCACCACCTGAGGCGTCTTGGGATAGATCGGCAGGGGCCGGGCCACCGGCTCCATGATCCGCGCGATTTCCGAGGCAAGCGCCTGCTTGATTTCTTCCGTCGACATCTTGCGGCCCATCCGCCCTTCGGCAAGGTTTGCCGTCACGCGCAGGGCCGTATCGACGCCCATGTCGGCGGTGATCAGCAATTCCTCCAGGCTTTCCAGCATGGCGTCGTCCAGCACCCGGCGCATGACCGGGGCGGCGGTTTTGCGGCCCAGCAGTCGGCCCAGAAACCCCGGTTTCGCGGCCGGTTCGGGCGCGGATTCCGTTTGTGGTTGCGCTTCGGGTGCAGGTTCCGGTTCCGTTTGTGGTTGCGGTTCGGGTTCGGGTTCGGGGGACTGTTTTGCCGAGGCAATCTTGTCAATGGCTGTCTCGATCTCGTCCAGTTCGGCATCAAGGAATGCGTCGATGCTGTCTTCGCCCTCGGGGTCGACCCAGGGCATTTCTGCTTCTGCCGCTGCCGCCTGTTCGGGGGTGACGGTGGCTAATTCGGCCATCAGGGCGTCGTATTCAGCCTGGTCTGCGACGGGATCATAGGGGGCGGGCTCAGCCTCTGGCTCTGCCTCAGGCGTCGGACTGACATTCGCTGGCTCTGACTCTGGCTCAACAGGCGCTTGCGCGTGCTCCGGTTCAATGGGCGTAGGCGCTGGCTCAACTGGCGCTTGCTCCGGTTCATCGGGCGTAGGCGCTGGCTCAACTGGTGCTGGCGCAGGTTCAGCGGGCGCGGGGTCGATCGCTTCCACAACCTCCTCTGGCGCGGCCACTTCCCCGCCATCCTCGACAATCGCGTCCAGCCCCTCCTCGATCTTCGAGGACGACTTGAACAGCCGGTCTTTCAGTTTGCGAAAAAAGGCCATGGCGTGCGGGTCCGTATGCTCGGGGTTATCGGGGTCATCCCCACCTAAGTCAGCCGCAGCCCGGATAAAAGGCCATTTGACGCAGCCCGTTGGGCAATCCTGCGATTGTGTTTCGCATTCCGCGCCCTAATGTGCGCGCCGATGACCGAGATGACCCCACCCGACGACGGCCTGATCAACTGCGCGCGCAATACCACCCGCCGGATCGAGCAGTTCAGCTATGGCGGGGCGGCCTATTGGGTGAAACGCCCCGAAACCCTGAAACCGCGCATGCGGATGCAAAAGGGCAGCCCCGAAGCCGCGTTCGAGCGTGAGCGGGATGCGCTGCGCAAACTGGGGCCGATGGGCGCGCCGGTGCCGCGTCTGATGGTCGATCTGCCCGGGTTGATCGTGGTCGAGGATTGCGGACGTGACCTTCTGTTTCATCGCCGGTTCAAGAAAGATGACGCGCTGTGCGACAAGTTTCACGACGCGGGGCTGGCGCTGGCCCGGTTGCATGGCATGGACCACACACACGGGCGACCGGCCCTTCGCGATCTGTGCTGGCGCGACGGGCGGGTCACCGTCATTGATCTGGAACGTTCGCATCCTTCGCTGGATCATCCGCGGGGACGGGCGCGCGATGTGGTTCTGTTGTTCATCAACGGGCTGATGGCGATGCAGGGCCCCTGTGCAGAACTGGACGCCCTGCGCGACGGATACCGCGCCGGTGACAGCGCCAACACCTGGGACGACGCCCTGCGTTGGAGCCGTAATCTGACCTGGATGGCGCTGCTGACGCGCCCGCTTCACCTGCTGTCGCTGCCGATCCGCGAGGTTCGCACCCTGCCCGTCGCGCGGGATTATTTTCGCGAACAGCGGCGATTGCGGCGCGCCGAGTAACCGGCGCACGGCCTGCGATGCTGTGCCCTCAGGGACGTCCGGGCGCGGTGAGCGCCCGCAACCTCAGAGAAGTTTGCGGACAATTGCGACCAATTCATCATGCGCGCCCGCGAATCCGCGAATGCCTTCGGCCAGTTTTTCGGTCGCCATGGCGTCCTGGTTCATTTCCCAGCGGAATTCAGCCTCGGTCATTTTGGGTTCAGGCGTTTGTGAGGCACCGTTGTCTTCCAGCTTGCGCGGCAGCGGGCCTTGCGCGTCGTCAAGTTCAGCCAGAAGGTCGGGGCTGATCGTCAGGCGATCACACCCGGCAAGCGCGCGAATTTCGTCGGAATTTCGGAAACTTGCGCCCATCACCACGGTCGCAAAGCCGTGGTCCTTGTAGTAATTGTAGATCTCGGTGACCGAGGCGACGCCGGGATCATTTTCGGCCGTATAGGTCACATCCGGGTTGGCCTTTTTGTACCAGTCGAGGATGCGCCCCACAAAGGGCGAGATCAGGAAGACGCCTGCCTCGGCACTGGCGCGCGCCTGGGCAAAGGCGAACAGCAGCGTGATGTTGCAATTGATCCCCTCGCCTTCCAGAATCTCGGCGGCGCGGATGCCTTCCCAGGTCGCGGCGGTCTTGATCAGCACCCGGTCCGGTCCGATCCCGGCATCGGCGAACAGGCCGATCAGCTTTTGCGCTTTGGCGACGATTGCGGCGGCGTCATAGGACAGGCGGGCGTCAACCTCGACCGAGACGCACCCCGGAATGATGCCAAGGATTTCGGTCCCGAACCGGACGGTGATCCGGTCGATGGCATCGTCAATGATCTGGTCTTCTGTTTTCCCCTCGCGCTGGGTGGCGGCGATTGCTTCGGCGATCAGTGGCGCATAGGCTTCGACTTTGGCGGCCTTCAGGATCAACGAGGGGTTGGTCGTGGCATCAATCGGTTCGGCCTTGCGGATCGCCTCGATATCGCCGGTATCGGCG of Paracoccaceae bacterium contains these proteins:
- the ftsY gene encoding signal recognition particle-docking protein FtsY, coding for MAFFRKLKDRLFKSSSKIEEGLDAIVEDGGEVAAPEEVVEAIDPAPAEPAPAPVEPAPTPDEPEQAPVEPAPTPIEPEHAQAPVEPESEPANVSPTPEAEPEAEPAPYDPVADQAEYDALMAELATVTPEQAAAAEAEMPWVDPEGEDSIDAFLDAELDEIETAIDKIASAKQSPEPEPEPQPQTEPEPAPEAQPQTESAPEPAAKPGFLGRLLGRKTAAPVMRRVLDDAMLESLEELLITADMGVDTALRVTANLAEGRMGRKMSTEEIKQALASEIARIMEPVARPLPIYPKTPQVVLVVGVNGSGKTTTIGKLASQFRAAGKQVVIAAGDTFRAAAVEQLQVWGDRAGVPVLTAPEGTDPASLAFDALTKAQADGADLLMIDTAGRLQNRADLMEELAKIVRVIRKIDPDAPHNTLLVLDATTGQNALSQVETFQKLSDVSGLVMTKLDGTAKGGVLVALADKFGLPIHAIGVGEQIDDLQPFDPEEFAAALTGLDVEG
- a CDS encoding septation protein A produces the protein MTEKTIDPKMKALLDFGPIAAFFLGYLTLRDRSFTIGGTEYDGFILITACFVPLIALTTFLLWRLTGAVSKMQLVTLVLVVVFGGLTVWLNDERFIKMKPTILYLIFAGILGFGLLRGRSYLQTVMDEMMPLKPEGWMILTKRFALFFLGLAIANEFVWRTMSTDAWVNFKTFGLTLAIFGFFMSQGKLLQTYSTAPDDSA
- a CDS encoding EamA family transporter, which gives rise to MSDTLIALAGTPEGARLATLLALMSAFAHALFGALQKGRHDPWATRGAIDAWIFLLSLPVALFLVPWPEGQIWWLLGGALILHMAYKIVVALSYARAPYTVSYPIVRGTGPLVTVAVAAVVFSEHYGWVQWAGVGLLSGAIFTLAAVNLNAKSVDVATLRIGIAWAVLGGVLVALYTTYDAYGIRATANPFTFLAWFFLVTSVDMPVIAWVRQRGRPPPPPGLMLKGFTGALIAFFSFGGVMLATYLDKVGEAAVLRETSTVFAALIGWLLLGERVGRTRAALMALIAAGAVLVELGG
- the tal gene encoding transaldolase; this encodes MPDTSQTNSHLDQLRDMTVIVADTGDIEAIRKAEPIDATTNPSLILKAAKVEAYAPLIAEAIAATQREGKTEDQIIDDAIDRITVRFGTEILGIIPGCVSVEVDARLSYDAAAIVAKAQKLIGLFADAGIGPDRVLIKTAATWEGIRAAEILEGEGINCNITLLFAFAQARASAEAGVFLISPFVGRILDWYKKANPDVTYTAENDPGVASVTEIYNYYKDHGFATVVMGASFRNSDEIRALAGCDRLTISPDLLAELDDAQGPLPRKLEDNGASQTPEPKMTEAEFRWEMNQDAMATEKLAEGIRGFAGAHDELVAIVRKLL